actgtgagttcgaggccagcctggtctacaaagggagtccaggatagccaaagccacacagagaaaccctgtctcgaaaacaacaacaacaacaacaaaaacccaaaataaacatcacaatgcaatgtccagattgaaaccagatcgtggggtagagaaatcagcatttgaatgaacaatggtaaactgtacacagtccacaaggaCATGATGCCCACACAGTCTGTATCGAAGTCAACATTAAATGATACAACAGAAatacagtgtggtggtttgagttgGAATGTCCagctgggccaggtggtggtggtgcacccctttaatcccagcacttgggaggcagtggcaggtggatctctgtgggttctgaggactgtTCCTGGTCCGGGACAGTCAGgcaggcctgttacacagaaaaaccttgtctcaaaaaaaaaaaaaaaaaaaaaaaaaaaaaaatgtacggggtttggtggcacacacctgtaatactagcacccaaagaggcagagacaggcaaatctctgtgagtttgaggccagcccgatttacacagtgagtccaggacagccaaagctacccgtctctgaaaacaaacaatcaaaacaaagcaaaaaacaaaaaacccaggacacaagctgggcgtggtggctcacacctttaatcccagcactcgggaggcagaggcaggtggatcactgtgagttcgatgccagcctggtctacaaagtgagtccaggacagccaaggctacacagagagactttgtctcaaaaaacaaaaacaaacaacaacaacaacatcaaaaccaggacagccaaggctacacagagaaacttgctttgaaaaacaaacaaacaaaacaaatacatacagttgaatgcttggtcatcaagGAATAGTAAGAACTCTTTGAtcagattagaaggattaggaggtgtggccctattgaaggaagtgtgtcactggtggtTTTAACAAAATCCCAGATGTTCAagtttaccaataaagactcaggaggcagatgctaaCTCAGAGAGttgagaaagcatccagctgatcTTTTTCCTCAGCCAacagtcccagaaggaaaaagccatcttcttctccacactgtcttaaataccctccaaactgggctggagagatggcttagtgcgtaagagtactgactgctcttccagaggaccagggttcaattctctgaacccacatggcggctcacaactgtctgtaacgccaagatctgataccctcacaccaacctacatgcaggcaaaacatcaatgcacataaaataaaaataagttatatatataaaGCCCTCCATATCCCTACTTTCCCTACTTTCTACTTCCtaagagtttctctctctctctctctctctctctctctctctggactttctttcactctgttttttttttttttcctatgtccactccctgtcaactggttgcttgctccgcctattgacctatggttgacttttttagtcctgtttacagaaagctcttggattgaaggtgtgtgctaggactgagccacaccacaactggAAACAAGTTTTTCCAGTctacaatcttggggttcaccgTGTGATTAAATATCCTGCAACTGGCTGTATACTTTgggctttcaaaagcccatgccagcccCAGGGTCTCTGCcggcctgtggatcaagatgtaaagctctcagttactgctccagcaccatgcctttcttcttcctgctacGATGATCATGGAGTGACCCTCTGAAAGTATAAacaagtccccaattaaatgctaccttttgtaagagttgccctggtcattGTGTAGGAAAGGACTGGTGTCAGCCCAAAGCCCCAAACCAggttctcagaacaaagatttatttggcccagagggacagagggcagggaataagagacaaagagaggagacagaggatgaagaggaagaaggaatatTTGTCCTAGGCagagagacaacaacaacaaaggactacttcaggatagagaggagacagacacagcccataggcaaatggcaatttataaaggtaaagggagagccaggtaggcatggtggctcaggcctttaatcccagcacttgggaggcagaggcaggtggatccctgtgagtttgaggccagcctggtctaaaaacaagtccaggaaaggcaaagctacacagagaaaccctgtcttgaaaaacaaaacaaaacaccaaaaacagtAAAGAGGGAACCCCATGTCAGGATGAGGTATTTAATTTTGATTGGGCATATTAATTAGATGAGCTAAAAGAGaacttttgattgctggacttcaacacTTTGATAACTGGACTTGGTAGTcaggctcaggaggaggaagtgtccTGCTAAAGGAACACACCTTGGTGGTTAGGTTTAGGGATGGAATGTAACGGTTTTTAGCAAGGAAGAAGGAAtcggggagaagggcaaggcctgccagagtcGTGTTTGCCATGCTTGGGCTGGCTACAGTCCTTTCTTCCCAGCGATAGatcagtgactaagacagacagGCTCAGgaggcccctcccttccttgaaGATATATGGCAGTTAATGagcagttgggggtgggggcagggagagcttACAGGGTCCTATTACCTTCTTAACTGTTAGCAGTTGCTGGAAGAGGTGTTTTCCTTTAGTGGTGTAGATCCCCGAAGTCACATGTGCTTCTGTAAGTAACACCAATTAAATTAATTGGTTCACTACAATTACAATGGTCTCTACGTATACCATTAGATGATAGCAGAGAAATAAAGTATGATTATTATGGTTAATTTTGTTAAGATTATGGTGTCCAGATATTACTATGAATGTATATGTAGATTTACTACCTATGGTCATCAGCTCTTCTGAATTCAAGGAGGTAATCCTTAATATTGTGGTCGAGCCTCAGGTAATTAACTCAAGGTGTTAATAACAGAAACAGGATTCCCAGATCAACAGCACTTCTGCTTCTATATTTTGCTGTGTTTTCAGGTTGCTAGGCTGCCATACAAAGTTTGAAAGACCATAGCATccacttttattgttttgttttagtttattggttttttaaaagacagagtctcactatgtaggtcatGTCATCCTGTAAACTCACTAACTCAGGCTCtactagaactcactgtgtagaccaggctggcctcgaggtcacagagccctgcctgccgctgcctcccaaatgctgggattaaagatgttcaccactatgcctggctcacaGCATCCAACTgtttgaatctgtaggttgctctCAACATTCCCAATTTGACAGTTCCCCATAACCACATGAGCCAATTACTTTAaaatctctacacacacacacacacacacacactatatttaaTAGTGTATATAAATGTCCAAATGCTCTGTCTCTGTGGGggactttatttttgtgtggtggtgggaggtggggacatgTGTCATGATACATGTtctgaggtcagagaacaactttgtggagtgaGCTctagagatcaaattcaggtcaccaggcttttgATGGCGTGCCTTTATTCACAGAGCAATCTCACTAACTCTCTCTGGGGAATACTGACTGGTAAAATACTAGCATGTAACTGTAAATGGAACTGTCATTTTATAAATGACTCTTGCAGGTAAGGGACAGGACTGATCTGAACCCTTGCCCTAGATAAACCCAGGTACAGTTGGAAAATACAAGACTCTGCTTACTATCTTGCCATAATGGCTCACTAAAATACAGTGTAATGCttgatggtttgttttttttttttttaaactacattgtATACTATCCTCCAGGCATCGCCTGGCTGTTGCCCTGAAGAAAATGCACAAGATTGAGCCTGTTAACATTACATCATTTAGTGCAGACAAGTTCACAAAGCCATACCGCTCCACGATACAGTTAACAGTTTCTAGGGAAACAGACTCAGGAGGCCCCTCCTTTCCTTTAAGATATATGGCAGTTAATGaacagttgggggtgggggtagggggagctTACAGGATCCACTCTAAAGATCCTTTTAACAGTTATCTGTTGCTTggacagttgttttgttttttaagacaggatttctgtgtagccttggctgtcctggactcgctttgaagaccaggctgccctcaaactcacagcgatccacttacctctgcctcccgagtgctgggattaaaggcgtgtgccaccaccttctGGCCAGTTGTTTTAAGGGTATAGATGCCCCCCAAAGTCACATGTGCTTCTGTAAGTAACACCATTTAAGTTGGTCACTAAGCTACACATGGGTGGGGTGGTTGCTTTCATTGTTGGTGCCCTATGTGGAGTGAGTGGAGTTTTATTTACATCTCTTTGGGAAAAGCTTGTTAACACATTCTCAAGCAGATAGTTTCTATTAGAATTGCTTGTTATGAAATGCTGGGTAGGTAGTATTTATACCAAAGGATGGTTTAGTTAGTATTGACAGAAAGGCATAAAGGATTGGTAAAGACTTCCATATATGGTAACATACAGTCCAGGGCTGACCACCTTTGgcaaataaagttttttttttgttattgtttttttgttgtttttttgagacagggcttctctgtgtagcgtaTACCACCAGCACCTGGCTATAAAGTTTTACTACAACAGCATGATTCTTCATACATGTTATATTGGGGTTGATGGGAGCAACTTGAAAatggaagaaagcatctttagAAGCAGAATCATTCCTCTAATCTGCACTGAAGAGTTGCAGTTACTCCCTTGGAGAGGAGGCAATGTACACATGCCATTGGGGTCTAGGAGTTTTACAATGTGTGGATTACTGGGTTATATAGTCTTGTCAAGGCATTCTTTATAAAACCTTTAAGTGCTAAAATGACCATGTGTAAACTGGTCACTAATCACATAAGACTCAGCCATTTATTTCTACACAATTGTGTCCCTAACCTCAAGGTAATGAGAGCAGCCTGATGTTTAACTGCAGTTTTCTCACTTCTGTAAACAATGCTTGCTTGCTGCAGATGTCCACAGCTGCCTTTCTGTGTATGTCACACAATGGTagatttttgcctttaaaagctcTAACAAATTGGGAGTTTGGGACATTCAGTACAAACTTCTTTAGGGGAGTGAAAACAAACAATAGCTTCTGGCATTTCAGGAAGTGTTTGTCATTGGGCAAGGGtcttacaggttagaggcatttttgtttcatgGATCTCTTAGGCACAGAAATTGAAACTTAAAATTACAGCTTTGGCTCTCACAAAAACTGCAAAAACTACTAAGGTATTAAATTAACAGCACAGGAAGCAGTTAAAATCATTTACAGAGAGAAGTCACGTCAGAAATGTGCCAAAGGATTTAAAGTCACTTATTTTAGAGACAGTCTCATTATAGCTCTGGCTGGTGTGGAACtagctttatggaccaggctggcctcaaactcactgagatccacctgcctctgcctcctgagcgctggcaGGCAACAGCCACTCTTTATCATTTGTTAAATAAGAAATATAGCGAGGATCAGAGAGCAATTATTgattgaaaaagaaatcatctaATCTCAACAGTCCCATAAAAAGACTGACAATTGGTTTGCTGGCATCCTCCAAGCATTCGGAAGGCCGAGGAAGGTGGAGCAGGAGTTTGAGGGTAGTGTGGACATGTCTCAATCCACAACTCCCCAAACAAGAGCCAGGATGTAGCTCACAGATAGAATACTGTCTGTTGTGCACAAGTTCCTGGTTTGCTATCCAGAGCcacaatacaaacaaaataagttCTAACACACAAGCCgatatttttcttctaaacgAAAGGTTTCACATATTTATTCCTGAATGACCCTACAAgagcacagaaacaaagaaaaactcacaTTCCCAATAAACACACTCAGCTGTCCGAACAATGGCAATGTTTTAAGCTTGGTACAGAAAGTTAACAGTGACATTCAGACAGCATAACTATGTGTGGTTCCTTATAGACCCAGTTTGGTTCGCCGCCAATGTCTCCGCTTGGAGTTGTACATGATTTTATTGCCGGTTTTCATCTGAATCCATTGTGGAATGGGACgattttgcttctgtttcttagcCAGGAATCTCTTGATCCTGAAGGTCTTGTGAGAAGCCATGGTGAAGAGCAAAGCCAGTCAGGCCCACACTCTGTGAGAAAGAAGGGCAAGAACCTCcagtcagccgggcgtggtggcgcacgcctttaa
The genomic region above belongs to Acomys russatus chromosome 25, mAcoRus1.1, whole genome shotgun sequence and contains:
- the LOC127207858 gene encoding 60S ribosomal protein L39-like; amino-acid sequence: MASHKTFRIKRFLAKKQKQNRPIPQWIQMKTGNKIMYNSKRRHWRRTKLGL